A window of Paremcibacter congregatus contains these coding sequences:
- a CDS encoding FAD-dependent oxidoreductase, with amino-acid sequence MPQKNKKTIVIGAGIIGVTTAYRLAAAGRTVTLIDRDAPGLGASFGNAGHLAIEQIYPLASPSVLGNIPKMIFDRNGPLVLRPGYFLKFIPWSLRFLWASRPGAFRRGIEATKSLNRAAVPSWTALLDAMDLRPMIRQRGSVELFETEAAFAQAAGLVADLERHGVTAHIWTVDQLRLRLPALTGPAAGAIYYPDTAHCINPHRLVTEILAKAEALGLRFVQDEITEINEDEAGMVTLRGKQTSHNCDTVVLSAGVFSRDLITARGKKPPLEAERGYHYMLPDPGITVDLPVTFHERKFILTPMEHGIRLSGTVEFAGTDAPPTRNRARMLFQFAQTVFPKLQDTQGEEWMGFRPTLPDYLPILDRRGNTISAFGHNHLGLTQAAVTSQLVEDMVEGKAPRLDLTPFSLDRF; translated from the coding sequence ATGCCTCAGAAAAACAAAAAAACAATCGTCATCGGAGCCGGCATCATCGGCGTGACAACCGCCTATCGGCTCGCCGCCGCCGGCCGTACTGTGACTTTGATTGATCGCGACGCCCCAGGACTTGGCGCGTCATTTGGCAACGCCGGACATCTGGCTATTGAACAGATATATCCTTTGGCGAGCCCGTCAGTTCTGGGCAATATTCCCAAAATGATTTTTGACCGCAACGGACCACTGGTATTACGTCCCGGTTATTTTCTGAAATTCATCCCCTGGTCCCTGCGTTTTCTATGGGCCAGTCGCCCAGGCGCCTTCCGTCGGGGAATAGAAGCAACCAAATCCCTGAACAGGGCCGCCGTTCCCAGCTGGACAGCCCTGCTTGACGCGATGGATCTCCGCCCGATGATCCGGCAACGCGGCTCCGTCGAGCTTTTTGAAACCGAAGCTGCCTTTGCCCAGGCTGCCGGACTTGTGGCAGATCTGGAACGCCACGGGGTCACGGCTCACATCTGGACGGTGGACCAATTGCGCCTGCGCCTGCCGGCCCTGACCGGTCCCGCCGCCGGCGCCATCTATTATCCCGACACCGCCCATTGCATCAATCCGCACAGGCTGGTGACAGAAATCCTCGCCAAGGCAGAAGCCCTCGGCTTGCGCTTTGTTCAAGATGAGATTACCGAAATCAACGAAGATGAGGCCGGGATGGTAACCCTGCGCGGCAAGCAAACGTCACATAACTGCGACACAGTGGTTCTGTCCGCAGGGGTATTCAGCCGCGACCTGATAACAGCAAGAGGAAAGAAACCGCCTCTGGAAGCCGAACGCGGGTATCATTATATGCTGCCCGACCCCGGAATCACTGTTGATCTACCGGTCACGTTCCACGAACGGAAATTTATCCTGACCCCCATGGAACACGGAATCCGCCTGTCAGGCACCGTCGAATTTGCCGGCACTGACGCGCCACCAACCCGCAACCGCGCCCGCATGTTGTTTCAATTTGCCCAAACGGTTTTTCCCAAACTGCAGGATACTCAGGGCGAGGAATGGATGGGGTTTCGGCCCACCCTGCCCGATTATCTACCAATCCTAGATCGTCGGGGAAACACCATATCGGCGTTCGGTCACAATCACCTTGGCCTCACCCAGGCGGCTGTGACGTCTCAATTGGTCGAAGACATGGTGGAAGGCAAAGCCCCCCGTCTTGATCTCACGCCGTTCAGTCTGGACCGTTTTTAG
- a CDS encoding dihydrodipicolinate synthase family protein produces the protein MPSLDWKGVYPAATTQFFDDESLDIEGTKRTLDNLINDGVHGLIVLGTCGENNSLTAEEKIQVITAAKDVSNGRVPVISGVSEFTTRAACDYARKAEEVGIDGLMVLPAMAYAASTREVLNHYKTVAAATSLPIMVYNNPVTYNIDITIDMMKELAEVPNILAVKESTAETRRLTDLYNAFDDRFTVFCGVDDIALESLMLGTVGWISGLTSAFPKESVAIYDLAVQGRYAEALEIYRWFMPLLHLDTIPTLVQCIKLCEQLCGRGSEMVRAPRLTLDGAERQYVIDVTKKAIATRPDLSKYNLA, from the coding sequence ATGCCAAGCTTGGATTGGAAAGGGGTATACCCCGCCGCGACAACACAATTTTTTGACGATGAAAGTCTGGATATCGAGGGCACAAAGCGGACGCTCGATAATCTGATCAATGACGGGGTGCATGGCCTGATCGTGCTGGGCACTTGCGGCGAAAATAATTCCCTGACCGCAGAAGAAAAAATTCAGGTGATCACAGCCGCGAAGGACGTGTCCAACGGTCGCGTGCCGGTGATTTCCGGGGTGTCCGAATTCACCACCCGGGCCGCTTGTGATTATGCCCGAAAAGCCGAAGAGGTCGGTATTGACGGATTGATGGTTCTGCCGGCAATGGCCTATGCCGCCAGCACCCGCGAGGTCCTGAACCATTATAAAACGGTGGCGGCGGCGACTTCTTTGCCGATTATGGTCTATAACAATCCGGTCACCTATAATATCGACATTACCATCGACATGATGAAAGAACTGGCCGAAGTACCGAATATTCTCGCGGTGAAAGAATCAACGGCCGAAACCCGTCGGCTGACGGATCTCTATAACGCTTTTGATGATCGCTTTACTGTTTTTTGCGGGGTTGATGATATCGCGCTCGAAAGCCTGATGTTGGGCACTGTCGGCTGGATTTCCGGCCTGACCAGCGCATTCCCGAAAGAATCCGTGGCGATTTATGATCTTGCGGTTCAGGGACGATATGCGGAAGCATTGGAAATTTACCGCTGGTTTATGCCGTTGCTGCATCTGGATACGATCCCGACATTGGTGCAATGTATTAAACTGTGTGAGCAGCTGTGCGGCCGCGGATCTGAAATGGTGCGGGCGCCGCGTCTGACGCTCGATGGCGCAGAACGTCAGTATGTGATTGATGTGACGAAAAAAGCCATTGCCACCCGGCCTGATTTGTCAAAATATAATCTTGCGTGA